The Mycolicibacterium mucogenicum DSM 44124 genomic sequence CCCGCAAGCACGCCGACGCGGGTGTCGACATCATCATCGCCCAGGGCGGCGAGGCCGGCGGGCACAGCGGTGAGATCGGCTCGATCGTGCTGTGGCCGCAGGTGGTCAAGGAGGTCGCGCCGGTCCCGGTCCTGGCCGCGGGTGGCATCGGCAGCGGCCAGCAGATCGCCGCGGCGCTGGCGCTCGGCACGCAAGGTGCGTGGACCGGTTCGCAGTGGGTGATGGTCGAGGAGAGCGAACACTCCGAGCAGCAGCACGCCGCGTACGCCAAGGCCAGCAGCAAGGACACCGTGCGCAGCCGGTCGTTCACCGGCAAGCCGGCACGGATGCTGCGCAACGACTGGACCGAGGCCTGGGAGAAGGAAGGCAACCCGAAGCCGCTCGGAATGCCCTTGCAGTACATGGTTTCCGGCATGGCAGTGGCGGCCACGCACAAGTACCCGAACGAGAGCGTCGACGTCGCGTTCAACCCCGTCGGCCAGGTGGTCGGCCAGTTCACCAAGGTGGAGAAGACGTCCGCGGTGATCGAGCGCTGGGTGCAGGAGTACCTGGAGGCCACCGGCCGGCTCGAGGAGCTGAACGAAGCCGCGTCCGTGTGATCGAGGCCGCCGGCAGCGGGTTCCTGATCGCCGTCCTGTGGATGGACCTGATTTTCGATGTTCAGGTGCTCCCCCACCGCGGGGCGACCGAACTTCCGGAACCCGTGCTGGCGTCCATCGCCGCGTACTACCACCGGGCCTCCACCACGTCCCGGCCGATGAGCCTGTTGATCGCCGCCGTGATGGTGATCCTGCTGGCGGCGTTCGCTTTTGACGCTTTTCGCGGCGTCCTTCCGGCGTGGCTGGTCGGGGTCGCCGCGGTCCTGGCCGGCGGGCCGGTCCTTTTGGCATTGCTGCGCACCGTCCCGCACGCCGTGGCACTGGGACACCGGCGCGGGACCATCGCCGAACAGTCCCGGCTGGCGCGGTCGGTGTGCCGCGACCATCTGTTCTGTTTGGCCGGCATGTCCGCTTTTCTGGTGCTCTGGTTGGTGAACTGACGCGCTTGCGCCTCGGATTGCAGTCACCTGGTGGCTGGGATCCGAGGGTTAAGCGAATCGGGTCTGATCAGGCCGCGAGATCGACGGCGGGATACGCACACGCCGGTACGCACGGGTGGCCGTACACCTCCACGCCGCGCTGCTTCAAGATCTGGGCGATCTTCCCGGCGGTCTGACATGGCCGGTCAAAAACCTGCTGGTAGCTGAGTCGGACCGTCAACCGGCCATCGACTGCGGCGTCCAGATCACGCTCGAAATCATTGTTCCGCGCGGCTGCCGAGTCGTGGAACAGCCGGCCATCCAGCTCGACGACCAGTCGCTGCCCGTACTCGATGTCGCGGTAGCGCACTCCCGCCGACGAACGCGACCGGGCCTGCCGAGTGGCTCGGGGCAGCCCGTGCGCCCGCTCAACACGGTTCAAGTAACCGTGTTCGAGGACCGAACATGTCCCGTCGGCGATGTCGACCAGGACGGCACGCAGCCACCGTCGACGAGGTATCCGCGCTCGGCCGTCCAGTGCCGCGAGGAGGCGCTGCGCGGTGGTGCGTCGCGACTGGCAGGCATCCGCGAGAACAGCGATCGCTCGAATTCCGTGGTCCGGCAAGCGACATCGAGGGCGGCCTCCTCGTAGCGGACCCTCGGCGGTCCGACGTGCCACAGGGCGCGCTGGTCCAACTGAGCGAGATGGTGGATGCGCACGCCGTCGGGCTCTACCAACACAGTCCGGTTCACATCCACGGCGACGTGGATCAGCGGACCTTCGCGCCACATCGCCGATTCCAGACACAGCGCTGCGGGTGCCGCGTAAAGGACTGCAGCCCAAGCGCGTTGCTGCCAAGTGGGCGGTCCAGTGTGGTTGACGTAGACGCCGTCATGGATGCGGGCCCATTCGTTTCGCCTGAGCATCCGGCGGATGTACGGGTCGTGTCGGCCGGCTTCGAGGACTTGTCGGCGTGCGATGACACCAGCCTGACGGCCGAGCACCTCAGCAATTTCAGCGTCAGCCACCCCGCCCCCGTTGTCCACGACGTCGATCTTCGCCACAACGCGCCGTCGTCCGCCAGATCCCGGGTGAGCAGGCTGTGGATAACCGCCAAGACCTCGGATTGCAGTCACCTGGTGGCTGGAATCCGAGGGTTAGCGGACTCGATCCCCTTCACCCGCGCCTGCCGATTATGTATGGTTGCATACATAATCGGACGGAAAGGCGCGGATGGCTGGTCCTCGTGAACGCATGATTGTGTCTGCGGCACTGCTCATCCGCGAGCGGGGCGCACAGTCGACGGCCATCGCGGACGTGCTCGCCCACAGCGGGGCACCGCGCGGCTCGGCATACCACCACTTCCCCGGCGGTCGCACCCAACTACTCTGCGAGGCAATCGATTTCGCCGGCGAGTACATCGCCCGCCGGATCGACAAGGCCGGCACCGCGCTCGAGGCACTCGACGTGCTGGTCGACGGCTTCCGGACCCAACTCACCGAGACCGAATTCCGGGCCGGCTGCCCGGTGGTCGCGGTCGCCGTCGAGGCCGACAACCCGCCCGTCATCGAACGCGCCGCAGCCGCCTTCACCCGCTGGCTCGGCCAGCTCGAAGAGCAGCTGCGGGCCGACGGCGTGTCCGCCGAACAAGCCGCCGAATTGGCCATGCTCGCCACCACCGCCATCGAAGGCGCCGTGCTGGTGGCACGCACCACCGGCTCCACCACCCCCTTGGACCTCGTGCATCGGCAGCTGCGCGCCCTCGTGTCTGCCGCCATCACCCAACGGAAGGCGTCTTCATGACCGAAACCCAGGCCGGCTGGCAGTCGACCGCCTGCATCCTGTGCGAATGCAACTGCGGCATCGTCGTCCAGCTCGACGGCCGCACCCTGTCGAAAATCCGTGGCGACAAGGCACATCCGGCCTCGCAGGGCTATACCTGCAATAAGGCACTGCGGCTGGATCACTACCAGAATAACCGCGACCGCCTCACCTCACCGATGCGCCGGCGCTCCGACGGCACCTACGAGGAAATCGACTGGGACACGGCGATTTCCGAGATCGCCGAGGGCTTTTCGCGGATCCGCGACGAGTACGGTGGCGACAAGATCTTCTACTACGGCGGCGGTGGCCAGGGTAACCACCTGGGCGGCGCCTACAGCGGTGCGTTCCTCAAGGCGCTCGGCAGCCGGTATCGGTCAAATGCGTTGGCGCAAGAGAAGACCGGCGAGTTCTGGGTCGACGCGCAGCTCTACGGCGGACATACCCGCGGTGAGTTCGAACACGCCGAGGTGTCGGTGTTCATCGGGAAGAACCCGTGGATGTCACAGAGCTTCCCGCGAGCCCGCACCGTGCTGCAGGACATCGCGAAAGACCCGCAGCGGTCGATGGTCGTCATCGATCCGGTACTCACCGACACCGCCAAGATGGCGGACTTCCACCTGCGGGTCCGCCCCGGGACGGACGCGTGGTGCCTGTCGGCCCTGGCCGCGGTTCTGGTCCAGGAGAACCTGTGCGACGAGGCGTTTCTCACCGAACATGTCACCGGCGTCGAACCGGTACGGGAGGCGCTGCACGCGGTGGACATCGACGAGTTCGCCCGGCGCTGCGGCGTCGACGCCGAGCTGTTGCGCGCGGCAGCACGCCGGATTGCCGGTGCGGCAAGCGTTTCGGTGTTCGAGGACCTCGGCGTTCAGCAGGCGCCCAACAGCACCTTGTGCTCGTACCTGAACAAGATGTTGTGGATCCTGACCGGCAACTTCGCCAAACGTGGTGGGCAGCATCTGCATTCGTCGTTCGCGCCACTGTTCGCCGCGGGCGGCGTCGGCCGCTCTCCGGTGACCGGCGCTCCCATCATCGCCGGGCTGCTGCCGTCCAACGTCGTGCCGCAGGAGATCCTGACCGACCATCCGGACCGCTTCCGCGCGATGATCGTCGAGAGCAGCAACCCCGCGCACTCCATCGCCGACTCGAATGCGGTGCGCGACGCGCTCGGCGCGCTGGAACTGGTCGTGGTCATCGACGTCGCGATGACCGAGACCGCCCGACTGGCCCACTACGTGCTGCCGGCGGCGAGCCAGTTCGAGAAACCCGAGGCCACGTTCTTCAATCTCGAATTCCCGCACAACACCTTTCATCTGCGCCACCCCCTGATGACGCCGCTGCCCGGCACCCTGCCCGAACCCGAGATCTGGGCGCGGCTGGTGCGCGCGCTCGGCGTCGTCGACGACGCGGAACTCGACCCGCTGCGCCGGGCCGCCCGTGACGGCCTCGACGCCTACCTCGGAGCGTTCTTCGGTGCGGTGGGCGCCAACCCGGCGCTGGGCCGCGTGCTGCCGTATGTGCTCTACGAGACCCTCGGCCCGACACTGCCGGAGGGCCTGGCCGGTGCGGCCGCACTGTGGGGGCTGGCGCAGAAGACCGCCATGACCTACCCGGATGCGGTCCGCCGAGCCGGCCACCCGGACGGCAACGCGCTGTTCACCGCGATCCTCGAAGGCCGGTCCGGGGTGACGTTCACGGAGCACGAGTACGCGGACGACTGGACGCTGGTGACGCACCCCGACCGCAAGTTCGTCCTCGAGATACCCGAGATGCTCTCCGAACTCGCGGCGCTCGCCACCGACCGGCCGCCGCTGATCTCCGACGAATACCCGATTGTGCTGTCGGCCGGTGAGCGCCGGGCGTTCACGGCCAACGACATCATCCGGGATCCGGGCTGGCGCAAGCGTGACGCCGACGGCGCGCTGCGGGTCAGCGTGGAGGACGCCGCGGCGCTGGGACTCGTCGACGGCGGACGGGCCCGCATCACGACGGCCGCCGGGACCGCGGAGGCCGCGGTGGAGGTCACCGACGTCATGCTGCCGGGCCACGCCTCGCTGCCCAACGGGTTCGGCGTGGACTTCACCGAGGCCGACGGCGAGAAGCGGGTGCCCGGCGTGGCGCCCAACGACCTCACCTCGGCGGACTGGCGCGATGCGTTCGCGGGTACCCCGTGGCACAAGCATGTGCCGGCCCGGATCGAGGCGCTGACGGCCTGATCAGCTGGCGACCGGGTCGCCCGGCAGGAGCAGCCGGTCGATCGTGCTGACACTCTCGGGCGACAGCCCCTCGCGCATGACCGCTTCGAGAAACTGTGCCGCAACGGTTTTGACTTTGACGTGCGTCAGTTGCGAGCGCCACGTGAGGATGTCGAACGCGCGGTCGGCGTCGATCCCGTAGGCCGCCATCAAAATGCCCTTGGCCTGCTCGATGGTGGCGCGGGATTTCACGACCTGCTTGATCTCCGACGTCAGGTCGGCCTGCATGGTGTCGGTGACGTCGACGTAGTAGCCCTGCGTCCCGACCACGTCACCCGATTCGTCGGTCAGGTGGTCACCGACCACCACCATCCAATGGGTCTTGCCATCGGTGTCGATGATCCGGTGCCGGCTGCTGAACAGGCCGCCCGACCGCACCCGCTCGAGGATTTCGGCCACCCTCGCCCGGTCGTCGGGGTGCTTGTGGCTCAGCAGCAACTCGGTCGTGGGCTCCACCTGCCCCGAGTAGCCGTGCATCCGCGCCACCTCTTCGGACCAGACCCACCGCTGATCGGCGACGAAGAACTTGAATCCCCCGGCTTTCGGCGAATCGCCGCCGGCCAGGACTGCAGCGACTTCCCAGTGCTCGGGCGCGTTGTCGGCATCGGCGTCATCGGCCAGTGCATCAGGCATACGGAACCAATCGTTTGATCTCTATGAGGGCTACACCCAGGCCGCGTTGACGGTCGGGCCCGCAAATACTAGCCGTTATGTCAGCTCTCTGACATAACAAATCACCGACGCG encodes the following:
- a CDS encoding TetR/AcrR family transcriptional regulator, encoding MAGPRERMIVSAALLIRERGAQSTAIADVLAHSGAPRGSAYHHFPGGRTQLLCEAIDFAGEYIARRIDKAGTALEALDVLVDGFRTQLTETEFRAGCPVVAVAVEADNPPVIERAAAAFTRWLGQLEEQLRADGVSAEQAAELAMLATTAIEGAVLVARTTGSTTPLDLVHRQLRALVSAAITQRKASS
- a CDS encoding molybdopterin-dependent oxidoreductase — encoded protein: MTETQAGWQSTACILCECNCGIVVQLDGRTLSKIRGDKAHPASQGYTCNKALRLDHYQNNRDRLTSPMRRRSDGTYEEIDWDTAISEIAEGFSRIRDEYGGDKIFYYGGGGQGNHLGGAYSGAFLKALGSRYRSNALAQEKTGEFWVDAQLYGGHTRGEFEHAEVSVFIGKNPWMSQSFPRARTVLQDIAKDPQRSMVVIDPVLTDTAKMADFHLRVRPGTDAWCLSALAAVLVQENLCDEAFLTEHVTGVEPVREALHAVDIDEFARRCGVDAELLRAAARRIAGAASVSVFEDLGVQQAPNSTLCSYLNKMLWILTGNFAKRGGQHLHSSFAPLFAAGGVGRSPVTGAPIIAGLLPSNVVPQEILTDHPDRFRAMIVESSNPAHSIADSNAVRDALGALELVVVIDVAMTETARLAHYVLPAASQFEKPEATFFNLEFPHNTFHLRHPLMTPLPGTLPEPEIWARLVRALGVVDDAELDPLRRAARDGLDAYLGAFFGAVGANPALGRVLPYVLYETLGPTLPEGLAGAAALWGLAQKTAMTYPDAVRRAGHPDGNALFTAILEGRSGVTFTEHEYADDWTLVTHPDRKFVLEIPEMLSELAALATDRPPLISDEYPIVLSAGERRAFTANDIIRDPGWRKRDADGALRVSVEDAAALGLVDGGRARITTAAGTAEAAVEVTDVMLPGHASLPNGFGVDFTEADGEKRVPGVAPNDLTSADWRDAFAGTPWHKHVPARIEALTA
- a CDS encoding PAS and ANTAR domain-containing protein, giving the protein MPDALADDADADNAPEHWEVAAVLAGGDSPKAGGFKFFVADQRWVWSEEVARMHGYSGQVEPTTELLLSHKHPDDRARVAEILERVRSGGLFSSRHRIIDTDGKTHWMVVVGDHLTDESGDVVGTQGYYVDVTDTMQADLTSEIKQVVKSRATIEQAKGILMAAYGIDADRAFDILTWRSQLTHVKVKTVAAQFLEAVMREGLSPESVSTIDRLLLPGDPVAS